From the genome of Mycobacterium dioxanotrophicus, one region includes:
- a CDS encoding ABC transporter permease: MTVRQGGQARVGWPWLVIGLIVVAAVAIPALAGEQVADFGAALRPPAIENPAGTDHSGYDLLVRTAEGLRISLVIAAVCALAATVLGLVIGVGSALAGGWVDAIVMRVVDGFNALPHLVVGIVIAAMWRGAPLAIIASIALTHWPAVARVVRAELLSVADAGWVQAAKLAGASRWFVARNHLVPAVTGQALVAMVMLLPHAVWHESTLSFLGIGLSPDRASLGTLLGQARGDVLMGAWWTLAVPAAALVATALAFAVAGAAVRRRNAPPAGQVW, encoded by the coding sequence ATGACAGTGAGGCAGGGTGGGCAGGCGCGGGTCGGCTGGCCGTGGCTGGTGATCGGCCTGATCGTGGTGGCGGCCGTGGCGATTCCGGCGCTCGCCGGTGAACAGGTCGCCGATTTCGGTGCGGCACTGCGGCCGCCCGCGATCGAAAACCCGGCAGGCACCGACCATTCGGGTTATGACCTGCTGGTGCGTACCGCAGAAGGGTTGCGGATCTCGCTGGTGATCGCCGCGGTGTGTGCGCTTGCCGCGACGGTGCTCGGTCTCGTGATAGGCGTCGGATCGGCACTGGCCGGCGGCTGGGTCGACGCGATCGTGATGCGGGTGGTCGACGGTTTCAACGCGCTGCCGCATCTCGTCGTCGGGATCGTCATCGCAGCGATGTGGCGCGGTGCTCCGCTGGCCATCATCGCGTCGATCGCGCTGACCCACTGGCCGGCCGTCGCACGTGTGGTGCGCGCCGAATTGCTGTCGGTCGCTGACGCCGGATGGGTGCAGGCCGCGAAACTGGCCGGCGCGTCGCGCTGGTTCGTCGCCCGCAATCACCTGGTGCCGGCCGTGACGGGGCAAGCACTCGTGGCCATGGTGATGCTGCTGCCGCACGCCGTGTGGCACGAGTCGACGCTGTCTTTCCTCGGGATCGGCCTCTCGCCGGATCGAGCCAGCCTGGGCACCCTGCTCGGGCAGGCGCGCGGCGACGTGCTGATGGGCGCCTGGTGGACGCTGGCGGTGCCTGCCGCGGCGCTCGTCGCGACCGCGCTGGCTTTCGCCGTGGCGGGCGCGGCCGTGCGACGGCGCAACGCGCCGCCGGCCGGGCAGGTGTGGTGA
- a CDS encoding ATP-binding cassette domain-containing protein: MASPTAQLCDLTVDIATRSGRNAPVVRVLDSVSLDVQAGRVTALIGESGCGKSMVAAALCGLLPPAAQVAGRILVRGEDLVAAGERGWRPLRGHHIGVVPQSAATSFTPVRTIGSQLAEVCQRLDADRAPAQLCAAVRLPADVVHRYPHELSGGMAQRAAIAAALAGRPALLIADEPTSALDPANAAVVWQLLAEAASDGAAVLVITHDLPSLLRAAVCDDIALMSAGSILRRAATTDMLADPDAYVRRFFGAVTS, encoded by the coding sequence ATGGCATCCCCGACGGCACAGCTGTGCGACCTCACCGTCGACATCGCCACCCGCAGCGGTCGCAACGCGCCGGTGGTGCGGGTGCTCGATTCCGTCAGCCTGGATGTGCAGGCGGGCCGCGTCACGGCACTGATCGGCGAATCGGGTTGTGGGAAGTCGATGGTCGCCGCCGCATTGTGCGGCCTTCTGCCGCCGGCGGCACAGGTCGCCGGACGCATCCTGGTCAGGGGCGAGGACCTGGTCGCGGCGGGCGAGCGCGGCTGGCGTCCGTTACGCGGACATCACATCGGGGTGGTGCCGCAGTCCGCGGCGACCTCCTTCACTCCGGTCCGCACGATCGGATCCCAGCTGGCCGAGGTGTGCCAACGTCTGGACGCCGACCGCGCCCCGGCGCAACTGTGCGCGGCAGTCCGGTTGCCGGCCGACGTCGTCCACCGCTATCCCCACGAACTGTCCGGAGGCATGGCACAGCGCGCCGCGATCGCCGCGGCGCTGGCCGGCCGCCCGGCATTGCTCATCGCTGACGAACCGACCTCGGCGCTCGACCCCGCCAACGCCGCTGTGGTGTGGCAGTTGCTGGCCGAGGCCGCTTCCGACGGCGCGGCTGTGCTCGTCATCACCCACGATCTCCCGTCGTTGCTGCGTGCCGCCGTGTGCGACGACATCGCGCTGATGAGCGCGGGCAGCATCCTGCGGCGGGCCGCCACCACGGATATGCTCGCCGACCCGGACGCCTACGTGCGCAGGTTCTTCGGGGCGGTGACGTCGTGA